The Candidatus Zixiibacteriota bacterium sequence CGGGGGAATGACATAAATGGATAATCATCGAATCAAAGTCGACTTCTGAAATCTAATCCGGAAATATCTATGAAGCAAAAAACAGAACACGGGTGTTTATAAAGATATTATAGCGGCTTATTGTTTTATATGTTATGGCTTAAGCAAGCTTCATTTCTTGTGTATTAATTGGAGAATTCTATTGAAAAGGCCGGACAGTAGTGATGTTTTATGTTGTGTCAGTTCGCAGTCCGCCTAAGGCGGATGAACTATCACCTTTTACTTGCAAAGAAAATCGGCAGGTCACGTTTCGCTACGACCTGCCTAAACAATTGAGATGATTATTTTAAAGAAATTATATCGACATAACAAAAATATTATTTGTTATAAAAATAAATGATGCTATATTTATCAATACGATATAAGCAGTTGATTTGTTCATCTATTTAAAGATGAACTCTTAATTGATAGGAAATTATAAAATGAATTGCCGATTTATTAAAGTATTAACTAAATCATTGATAATATTATGCTGGTTGTTTCCTCAAGCTGTTCTAAGTCAGGCTCCTGATACTTTATGGATGCGATTGATAGGCGGACCTAATGTTGATGCCGCATATTCAGCTGTTCAGACATCGGATGGCGGACATGTAATAGTCGGTTATACCTATGCTCACCCAGACAGCAATAGCGAATTATATGTTGTAAGAACCGATTCTTACGGAGTAGTTGATTGGGAGAAAATTTACGGCGGGTCTGGCGATAATTGGGCTAACTCGGTTGATGAGACCTCGGATGGCGGCTATATTATCGCAGGCGGGACGACATCTTCCGGCGGGGAGGACAGCGATATTTATCTGCTTAAAATTGACACGGCTGGCAGAATTATCTGGGAAAGCACAATCGGCGGCGAATTCGACGAGGACGCCCTTAGCGTATGTCAAACATCGGATGGCGGCTATATAATGACCGGTTGGACAAACTCCTTCGGGGCGGGCGAGGATGATGTTTATATAGTTAAAACCGATTCTGAGGGCGACACTCTCTGGACTAAAACATTTGGCTATATCTTTTGCGATAAAGCGATGTCGATTATTGAGACAACTGACGGCTGTTATGCCGCGATAGGCGGAACCGGCTACTGGGGTTATTATCCCACTAATGCCTACCTGATAAAACTTGATGCCGATGGCGACTCGCTTTGGACTCGAACCTATGGCGGCTCTTGGTCGGATGCGGGCGGTGCCATAATTGAAGCTTCCGACGGCGGCTATATTTTTCTTGGCTGGACTCTTTCATTTAATGTTGAGGGACATGATTTTTACTTAGTGAAAGTTGATTCAAGCGGCGAACAGGAATTTTACAGAACTTACGGCGGTAATGAAATGGATGTTGGCCGCTCGATTTCGCTAACCTCCGATGGCGGTTATCTTCTGACCGGCTACACATACTCATTCGGCGGTTGGATGGACATTTATGTTATAAGGACAGACAGCTTAGGCGATACACTCTGGACCGACGTTATAGGCGGCGCGGGATATGACCAAGGCTGTTTTGGCTATCAGTGTTATGACGGCGGCTATATTGTCGGCGGCAGCACGCAATCATTCAATGCCAGAGAGTGCGATATTTTGCTGGCTAAGTATGCTTCCGATCAAACCGCTATCGATAGAGATATCGAGTTTATTGCTGCCAATGAGTATTCGCTCTACCAGAACTATCCGAATCCTTTTAATGAGACTACGACGATTTCATTTTCGATTAATACTAACCGGCATGTATCGCTTAAGGTTTATGATTTGCTCGGCCGCGAGGCTGCCAGCCTTTTTGATGAGGACCTTCCTGCGGGGTTGTACAAAACGTCGGTGAATGCCTCCGCTCTTGCCAGCGGTATTTATATTTATAGCCTGCAGATTGATGATTATAGAGAATCGAAGATGATGACTCTGCTTAAATAGCGGTTTTGTTTAGATAGGCAGCGAGGAAACACAAAAAGTACTGGCGGCGTAGAGTCTTATTAATTAAAGAGTAAATTATTGCCAGAGCAAATCGGCTAAGCCTGATGTTCTTTTAGTTCGATGTGAGACGCCGGCGCGAAATATGCTTTCGGGAGACCAGACCACAGCCTTCTTTTTCGATCGTGTTATCGCAGTATAAAGCAATTCTCTGGCAACCACCGGAGATTCCTTATCCGGCAGGATTAACAGAACCTCATCGAATTCCGAACCTTGGCTTTTGTGGACTGTCATCGCGTAAACTGTCTCATGCTGAGGCAGCCGGATTGGGGAAATATTCCGTAATTTGCCGGTCTCATCCAAGAAGAAAGCGCGGCGTTCATTGTTTTTTTCTCTATCAGGAAGAATAATTCCGATATCGCCGTTGAATAATTTTAAGGCATAATCATTTTTAGCAACCATCACCGGACGGCCTATATACCATTCCGAATCCGGCTTAATAAGTTTTTTGGCGGTTAGTATTTTCTCGATATATCGGTTTAGGGAATTTATTCCATAGGGTCCTTTCCTAATAGCACATAATACCCTGAACCGATTGAACAACGCCAACGCTTTTATCGGCTCCTGTTCTTTAAGGTAATCTTTATATCCTCGCAAGGCAGCGCTTTCTATAGCCGCTAAAATATCATCCGGATGCGGCAAACCCAACAGTTCAATATCATCATATCGTTCATTCTCGATGGTATCAATGGCGCTGTCGGCGTCGCCATAATTAATGTATTGGCTGACAATGCCGATTCCGCTGTCTGAACCAAATCGGTAATTTTTTTGCAGGCAGATAAGACAATCTGAAATAGCGGGCGTATTCTTATTAGATGGAGTTATCTTAATTTTATCTCCAGTAACATTTTCATACATTCGATAGAAATTTTTAGAATGCTCAAAGGAATCGCTTTTGCCGCAGATATCGCCAAACACCGAGCCGGCCTCGACCGATGCCAGTTGGTCTTTATCGCCAAGTATAATCAATCGAGCCGTTGAAGGAATGGCGTCAACAAGTTTGGACATCAAAGCTAAATCAACCATCGAGGCTTCATCGATTATTACGGCGTCATAGGGAAGCTGGTTATGCTCGTTATATCGGAAATAGGGCGAGTTGGGAATAGCGCCAAGAAGCCGATGAACAGTCGAGGTTTTTGCCGGCAGCAGTTTTTTTATTGTATCAGAACATTTCAATAATTGCATTATCTCAATAATTGATTCCTGCATGCGGGCGCAGGCTTTGCCGGTTGGCGCAGTAAGGGCGATTCTGGCGGTATTATCCTGTTCCAGCAAAAGCGACATGATTCCCACTACGGTCGAGGTTTTTCCGGTTCCCGGACCGCCGGTTATCACGCATAGCTTTTTCATAACCGCTGTTAATGAGGCGGCTTTTTGCCAGTTAATTATATCTTTATCGGTCTGTGGAAAGAGGCGGTTTAAGCCATCTTGTAAAAGCTGAATATTTGTATTGGCATTTGTTTCCTCCGCGCGCCTTTCTAAGGCTAAGGCAAATTTCGTTTCATAGTTGTGATAACGATAAAGATATAAGCGCGCTTTATTATCGAGGATAAGCGGCTTAAAATCACCTGGTTTGCCAACGACGGGACTGCTTTTTAATTCGGCAAGCCATTCAGGCAAGCCGGGACAGATAATCGGTTCCGGCAGGTTGCCCTGATTGGCGATATGTTTGCCTGCCGCCATAGTTAAGTCGAGGCAGATATGCTTGTTTTGCGTATGGCTGCTAATCATAGCCGCCGCCAGAGCAACACTCGGATGACCGCCGCCTGAGAGTTCGGAAATAAACTTAGCGAAATGGATATCAATTTCCGAAAACAAGCCGCTTGTCTTAATTTTATTTATCTGCTCGATACTCATCTGCTTTAATGATTGCCTTTGACAAACAAACTGTCGGACAGTTCGCTTATTAAATCCTCCGACGGCAAGTCATAGAAGATGCCGCTGCCTGAGGATTCGTTAATGCCTCTTATGAAAAGATAATATACTCCGCCGAAATGCTTTTTATAGTTATAATCAGGTA is a genomic window containing:
- the recD gene encoding exodeoxyribonuclease V subunit alpha — translated: MSIEQINKIKTSGLFSEIDIHFAKFISELSGGGHPSVALAAAMISSHTQNKHICLDLTMAAGKHIANQGNLPEPIICPGLPEWLAELKSSPVVGKPGDFKPLILDNKARLYLYRYHNYETKFALALERRAEETNANTNIQLLQDGLNRLFPQTDKDIINWQKAASLTAVMKKLCVITGGPGTGKTSTVVGIMSLLLEQDNTARIALTAPTGKACARMQESIIEIMQLLKCSDTIKKLLPAKTSTVHRLLGAIPNSPYFRYNEHNQLPYDAVIIDEASMVDLALMSKLVDAIPSTARLIILGDKDQLASVEAGSVFGDICGKSDSFEHSKNFYRMYENVTGDKIKITPSNKNTPAISDCLICLQKNYRFGSDSGIGIVSQYINYGDADSAIDTIENERYDDIELLGLPHPDDILAAIESAALRGYKDYLKEQEPIKALALFNRFRVLCAIRKGPYGINSLNRYIEKILTAKKLIKPDSEWYIGRPVMVAKNDYALKLFNGDIGIILPDREKNNERRAFFLDETGKLRNISPIRLPQHETVYAMTVHKSQGSEFDEVLLILPDKESPVVARELLYTAITRSKKKAVVWSPESIFRAGVSHRTKRTSGLADLLWQ
- a CDS encoding T9SS type A sorting domain-containing protein, whose translation is MNCRFIKVLTKSLIILCWLFPQAVLSQAPDTLWMRLIGGPNVDAAYSAVQTSDGGHVIVGYTYAHPDSNSELYVVRTDSYGVVDWEKIYGGSGDNWANSVDETSDGGYIIAGGTTSSGGEDSDIYLLKIDTAGRIIWESTIGGEFDEDALSVCQTSDGGYIMTGWTNSFGAGEDDVYIVKTDSEGDTLWTKTFGYIFCDKAMSIIETTDGCYAAIGGTGYWGYYPTNAYLIKLDADGDSLWTRTYGGSWSDAGGAIIEASDGGYIFLGWTLSFNVEGHDFYLVKVDSSGEQEFYRTYGGNEMDVGRSISLTSDGGYLLTGYTYSFGGWMDIYVIRTDSLGDTLWTDVIGGAGYDQGCFGYQCYDGGYIVGGSTQSFNARECDILLAKYASDQTAIDRDIEFIAANEYSLYQNYPNPFNETTTISFSINTNRHVSLKVYDLLGREAASLFDEDLPAGLYKTSVNASALASGIYIYSLQIDDYRESKMMTLLK